Proteins found in one Pseudomonadota bacterium genomic segment:
- a CDS encoding AgmX/PglI C-terminal domain-containing protein yields the protein MRLAAIALAAAALLGACSANRQSGDAAGRPPQAPGRPPAASAPEPPLSVDAGAPLPADALPAVSNGCPPAGEIAAEPTYAASGTVLFGKTLGERKGLPRIKPDDPRHLPVNSAVIFRIFHRDAQPAILECYRAALAECPQLSGVLRVRFEIAADGSARGVGLAGPGISPALDGCVLEQVRAARFPKESMSHVWITWPFIFIPVKDLSTE from the coding sequence ATGAGGCTCGCAGCGATCGCGCTGGCCGCCGCAGCGCTGCTCGGCGCGTGCAGCGCCAACCGGCAATCGGGCGACGCGGCGGGGCGACCGCCCCAGGCCCCCGGCCGGCCGCCGGCGGCATCGGCTCCGGAACCGCCGCTCTCGGTCGACGCGGGTGCGCCCCTGCCCGCGGACGCCCTGCCCGCCGTTTCGAACGGCTGCCCGCCCGCCGGCGAGATCGCGGCCGAGCCGACCTACGCCGCCTCGGGCACGGTGCTCTTCGGGAAGACTTTGGGCGAGCGGAAGGGCCTACCGCGGATCAAGCCCGATGATCCGCGCCACCTTCCCGTGAACAGCGCGGTGATCTTCCGGATCTTCCACCGCGACGCGCAGCCGGCGATCCTCGAGTGCTACCGGGCCGCGCTCGCCGAGTGCCCGCAGCTGTCCGGGGTGCTCAGGGTCCGCTTCGAGATCGCCGCGGACGGATCGGCGCGCGGCGTCGGGCTCGCGGGCCCCGGGATCTCCCCCGCGCTCGACGGCTGCGTGCTCGAGCAGGTGCGCGCGGCCCGGTTCCCGAAGGAAAGCATGTCGCACGTGTGGATCACCTGGCCGTTCATCTTCATCCCGGTCAAGGATCTCTCCACGGAGTAG
- a CDS encoding serine/threonine protein kinase, with product MTKERIGRYEIIYPLAHGGMAEVHVGRLPGMAGFEKFVAIKLIHPHLSREKQFIKMFLDEARLAASIRHPNVAEIYEVGREGEIYYMIGELVLGQNLHTTMKAARQEGISLAEGLSAHIVSQVCLGLHEAHELKDQDGKPLGLVHRDVTPRNILLSYGGYTKLADFGVAWAANKLSHSEVGSIKGKVGFMAPEQIRCEPMDRRCDVFSLGVVLYMMCTGRHPFHADNDAGTLHNIVNGKPIRPSEIASDISPDLEAIILTALANQPGDRYQTAAQMHDDLDEMIQAHEYKFGPAHLSRLMHGMFTAEIEEHERKLRDFRRERGEETGITSVPPPPGEGESQPRLAATIDGFGGGDYAHSGGTAVSRKKKYALLGAVLAAVAVIAAVVLFAVGSGEPAGSAEKTAPVIAATAPEPVPPGASEAPPPVVQEGPKEIRLDLGALPVGAEVTLDEKGIEYPFVLPASRETGRLRITAPGYSPFEVTIPLDRDREVVVTWQKAAAGSMSKTKPKVKKQAVEKTDAPKNEVLLPSPFD from the coding sequence GTGACCAAGGAAAGAATCGGCAGGTACGAGATCATCTACCCTCTCGCCCATGGCGGCATGGCGGAGGTGCATGTCGGCCGCCTTCCGGGCATGGCCGGGTTCGAGAAGTTCGTCGCCATCAAGCTGATCCACCCCCACCTGTCCAGGGAGAAGCAGTTCATCAAGATGTTCCTCGACGAGGCGCGCCTCGCCGCGAGCATCCGCCATCCCAACGTGGCCGAGATCTACGAGGTCGGTCGGGAGGGCGAGATCTATTACATGATCGGCGAGCTCGTCCTCGGACAGAACCTGCACACGACGATGAAGGCCGCGAGGCAGGAGGGGATCTCCCTCGCGGAGGGGCTGTCGGCCCACATCGTCTCCCAGGTCTGCCTGGGGCTGCACGAGGCGCACGAGCTGAAGGACCAGGACGGAAAGCCGCTCGGCCTGGTGCACAGGGACGTCACGCCCCGCAACATCCTCCTGTCGTACGGCGGCTACACGAAGCTCGCGGACTTCGGGGTCGCCTGGGCCGCGAACAAGCTCTCCCACTCGGAGGTGGGCTCCATCAAGGGCAAGGTCGGCTTCATGGCGCCCGAGCAGATCCGTTGCGAGCCCATGGACCGGCGCTGCGACGTCTTCTCGCTGGGCGTCGTGCTCTACATGATGTGCACGGGCAGGCACCCGTTCCACGCCGACAACGACGCGGGCACGCTGCACAACATCGTCAACGGAAAGCCGATCAGGCCGAGCGAGATCGCGTCCGACATCAGCCCGGACCTCGAGGCGATCATCCTGACCGCGCTGGCCAACCAGCCCGGAGATCGCTACCAGACCGCCGCGCAGATGCACGACGATCTGGACGAGATGATCCAGGCGCACGAGTACAAGTTCGGCCCGGCACACCTCTCGCGGCTGATGCACGGCATGTTCACCGCGGAGATCGAGGAGCACGAGCGCAAGCTCCGCGACTTCCGCAGGGAGCGGGGAGAGGAGACGGGTATCACGTCGGTGCCGCCGCCCCCCGGCGAAGGGGAGTCGCAGCCGAGGCTCGCGGCGACGATCGACGGGTTCGGGGGAGGGGACTACGCGCACTCCGGCGGCACTGCCGTTTCCAGGAAGAAGAAGTACGCGCTGCTCGGCGCCGTGCTCGCGGCCGTCGCCGTGATCGCCGCCGTCGTGCTGTTCGCCGTCGGCTCCGGAGAACCCGCCGGGAGCGCGGAGAAGACCGCGCCGGTGATCGCCGCGACGGCACCGGAGCCGGTGCCGCCCGGCGCGTCCGAAGCACCGCCGCCGGTGGTGCAGGAGGGACCGAAGGAGATCCGCCTGGATCTCGGTGCGTTGCCAGTCGGCGCAGAGGTCACCTTGGACGAAAAGGGAATCGAGTACCCGTTCGTCCTGCCGGCGTCGCGTGAAACGGGAAGGCTCCGGATCACCGCCCCGGGCTACAGCCCCTTCGAGGTGACCATTCCCCTGGACCGGGATCGCGAGGTGGTGGTGACGTGGCAGAAAGCAGCTGCCGGATCCATGTCCAAGACCAAGCCCAAGGTAAAAAAACAGGCGGTTGAGAAAACCGACGCCCCGAAGAACGAGGTGCTCCTCCCCAGCCCGTTCGATTGA
- a CDS encoding histone deacetylase family protein, whose protein sequence is MFRIRRVPDDIAHSNAEVVRQVQQILREQFPHLNPDYVEGLPAKLRVNSGRFQYVLNVAQDQRGTVRGFALTSWEPKLKVAFLDFLSAAMKRTGGGVGGALYEHVRGEAQASGAIGLFFECLPDDPALSPRPEIRRLNAARLRFYEQYGARPLDNNAYATPPPPEDEDPPYLVFDDLDTGRPLRRDEARAIVRTILEEKYLHLCEAAAVDRVVASFVDDPVLVRPPRYVRSPERKAPLRYTLDRFRRIAMVVNEQHEIHHVRERGYVESPVRVRSILADLEPLDIVSRFPAREHGVEPILAVHDREMLSYFQRACASMKPGRSIYPYVFPIRNGARPPRELAMRAGYYCIDTFTPININAYRAARSAADATLTAAGRLLGGHRIAYALVRPPGHHAEQRAFGGFCYLNNAAIAAQMLSAYGRVAMLDVDYHHGNGQQQIFLRRDDVLTVSIHGHPSFAYPYFSGFAEERGEGPGMGFNLNLPLPEKADGVRHGRALGRALNRVREHAPVFLIVCLGLDTARGDPTGTWSLHAADFAAMGRRIGGLRLPTLVAQEGGYRTRSIGINVRAFLTGLWDGWFGPA, encoded by the coding sequence GTGTTCCGCATACGCCGCGTCCCGGACGACATCGCCCACTCCAACGCCGAGGTCGTGCGGCAGGTGCAGCAGATCCTGCGCGAGCAGTTCCCGCACCTGAACCCCGACTACGTCGAGGGCCTTCCCGCCAAGCTGCGCGTGAACTCCGGCCGCTTCCAGTACGTCCTCAACGTCGCGCAGGATCAGCGCGGGACGGTCCGCGGCTTCGCGCTCACCTCGTGGGAGCCGAAGCTGAAGGTCGCGTTCCTGGATTTCCTCTCGGCCGCGATGAAGCGCACCGGGGGCGGCGTCGGTGGCGCGCTCTACGAGCACGTGCGCGGCGAGGCGCAGGCGAGCGGCGCGATCGGCCTCTTCTTCGAGTGCCTGCCCGACGACCCGGCCCTCTCCCCTCGGCCCGAGATCCGCCGGTTGAACGCCGCCCGCCTGAGGTTCTACGAGCAGTACGGGGCGCGGCCGCTCGACAACAACGCCTACGCCACGCCGCCGCCGCCGGAGGACGAGGACCCGCCCTACCTCGTCTTCGACGACCTCGATACCGGCCGGCCGTTGCGCCGCGACGAGGCGCGGGCGATCGTGCGCACCATCCTCGAGGAGAAGTACCTCCACCTCTGTGAGGCCGCCGCGGTGGACCGGGTGGTGGCCTCGTTCGTCGACGATCCCGTCCTCGTGCGTCCGCCCCGGTACGTGAGGAGCCCCGAGCGGAAGGCGCCCCTCCGCTACACGCTCGACCGCTTTCGCCGCATCGCGATGGTGGTGAACGAGCAGCACGAGATCCACCACGTGCGCGAGCGGGGCTACGTGGAGTCGCCGGTGCGGGTCCGATCCATCCTCGCGGATCTCGAGCCGCTCGACATCGTCTCCCGCTTCCCCGCGCGCGAGCACGGCGTCGAGCCGATCCTCGCGGTGCACGACCGCGAGATGCTCTCGTATTTCCAGCGCGCCTGCGCGAGCATGAAGCCCGGCCGCTCGATCTACCCCTACGTCTTCCCGATCCGCAACGGCGCGCGCCCGCCGCGCGAGCTGGCGATGCGCGCCGGCTACTACTGCATCGACACCTTCACGCCGATCAACATCAACGCCTACCGCGCCGCGCGCTCGGCCGCGGACGCGACGCTGACCGCCGCCGGGCGCCTGCTCGGTGGGCACCGCATCGCCTACGCGCTCGTGCGCCCGCCCGGACACCACGCCGAGCAGCGGGCCTTCGGCGGCTTCTGCTACCTCAACAACGCGGCCATCGCCGCGCAGATGCTCAGCGCCTACGGCCGCGTCGCGATGCTCGACGTCGACTACCACCACGGAAACGGCCAGCAGCAGATCTTTCTCAGGCGGGACGACGTGCTGACCGTGTCGATCCACGGCCACCCGAGCTTCGCCTATCCCTACTTCAGCGGCTTCGCGGAAGAGCGCGGGGAGGGCCCCGGCATGGGCTTCAACCTGAACCTGCCGCTGCCCGAGAAGGCGGACGGGGTGCGCCACGGGCGCGCTCTCGGGCGGGCGCTCAACCGCGTGAGGGAGCACGCCCCGGTCTTCCTGATCGTGTGCCTGGGGCTCGACACGGCCAGGGGCGACCCGACCGGGACGTGGAGCCTGCACGCCGCCGACTTCGCGGCCATGGGGCGGCGGATCGGCGGCCTGCGCCTGCCGACGCTGGTCGCGCAGGAGGGGGGCTACCGCACGCGCTCGATAGGAATCAACGTGCGCGCCTTCCTGACCGGGCTCTGGGACGGCTGGTTCGGGCCGGCGTGA